Proteins from one Planktothrix serta PCC 8927 genomic window:
- a CDS encoding HEAT repeat domain-containing protein, whose translation MEINPKFNGFRSSKLALLCLSIVLLFAGKAHTQVTTTTEVIDQLQKLTDTNRQNRLEAIKTLKTLGSPAIPVLVEALTDENENIRRGAAFALGTMGREAVDAIPALLVALKDPVSAVRMDVAVALKQIGTASPEALQQAVQELTVALNDPHTGVRQGAAFGLGIIGSEATKAIPPLIQALKDSDEEVRLAAAIALKRMGSGAVPALKEALNDQDMGVRARAAFALGNIQASGITGVTEALQNSDRQIRQTAAITLEELTSNDFLVQRQQNRPGVRPQGNRPLGNQPLGNRPLGNQPQMNRPGTSPWPQGNQPRPIRSAQPSNRQLLASDEQG comes from the coding sequence ATGGAAATCAACCCCAAATTTAATGGATTTCGTTCCTCAAAATTAGCATTATTATGTCTGTCAATAGTGCTATTATTTGCCGGAAAAGCCCACACCCAAGTCACAACCACGACGGAAGTTATTGATCAGTTACAAAAATTGACGGATACCAACCGACAAAACCGTTTAGAAGCCATCAAAACCTTAAAAACCTTGGGTTCTCCGGCTATTCCGGTGTTAGTTGAAGCCTTAACCGATGAGAATGAAAACATTCGCCGGGGGGCTGCGTTCGCCTTGGGGACGATGGGAAGGGAGGCGGTGGATGCAATTCCGGCGTTGCTGGTGGCCTTAAAAGATCCCGTGTCTGCGGTTCGCATGGATGTGGCTGTCGCCCTGAAGCAAATTGGTACAGCATCTCCAGAAGCCTTACAGCAAGCCGTTCAGGAGTTAACGGTAGCATTAAATGATCCGCATACCGGAGTTCGTCAGGGGGCGGCGTTTGGGTTGGGTATCATCGGTTCAGAGGCGACTAAGGCCATTCCTCCCTTAATTCAGGCGTTGAAAGACTCCGATGAAGAAGTGCGACTCGCTGCGGCAATTGCTCTAAAACGCATGGGTTCTGGGGCTGTTCCCGCCTTGAAAGAGGCTTTGAATGATCAGGATATGGGGGTTCGCGCTAGGGCGGCGTTTGCGTTGGGAAATATTCAGGCGTCGGGGATTACGGGTGTTACCGAAGCGCTACAGAATAGCGATCGCCAAATTCGTCAAACGGCGGCGATCACCTTAGAAGAACTGACTTCTAACGATTTTCTGGTTCAGCGACAACAAAATAGACCGGGGGTGCGTCCCCAAGGAAATCGACCCCTGGGAAATCAACCTCTGGGAAATCGACCTCTGGGAAATCAACCCCAGATGAATCGACCGGGGACAAGTCCCTGGCCCCAAGGGAATCAACCCCGTCCCATTCGTTCCGCACAGCCTTCTAATCGTCAATTATTAGCATCGGATGAGCAGGGTTAG
- a CDS encoding RNA-guided endonuclease InsQ/TnpB family protein, whose translation MFQGYKFRIYPAIEQQIALAKSFGCCRWYWNYALNLCQETYKTTGKGLSRKAIQGLLPQLKQEYPWLTDAYSQCLQVVALNLCTAYKNFFEKRARLPQFKSKHGRQSISYPQSVKFEGDYLKLPGKVGLVYCCRHREIEGTIKTVTISKNRDGKYYASVLVDDGKEIPNSSTNGKAIGIDLGLTHLAITSDGDKYSNPKHFAKHQRNLKRKQQKLSHKQKGSNSRQKARLKVAKIHAKIARCREDFLHKLSRKIVNENQIIAVENLAVKNLVRNPKLAKAISDCGWGMFGTMLKYKAEKEGKTYIEIDRFFPSSKTCNVCLNQVGSLPLDVRSWPCEHCQTIHDRDINAAINVKNEALRILSLGTSDTATSRGCQSSEQASVSSDAIPVETGSPHLLVEKCG comes from the coding sequence ATGTTTCAAGGGTATAAATTCCGAATCTATCCAGCGATTGAGCAGCAAATAGCCTTAGCCAAAAGCTTTGGTTGTTGCCGTTGGTATTGGAATTATGCCCTAAACTTGTGTCAAGAAACTTATAAAACAACGGGAAAAGGGCTATCAAGAAAAGCAATTCAAGGGTTGTTACCTCAACTGAAGCAGGAATATCCTTGGCTAACAGATGCTTATTCCCAATGCTTGCAAGTTGTCGCTCTCAATTTATGTACAGCTTACAAAAACTTCTTTGAGAAACGAGCAAGATTACCTCAATTCAAATCCAAACACGGCAGACAATCAATCAGTTATCCTCAAAGCGTTAAATTTGAAGGGGATTACCTGAAATTACCCGGTAAAGTGGGGTTAGTTTATTGTTGTCGCCATCGAGAAATTGAGGGAACAATTAAAACCGTTACCATCTCCAAGAATCGTGATGGGAAATATTACGCATCGGTGTTAGTTGATGACGGCAAGGAAATCCCTAATTCGTCAACCAACGGAAAAGCAATTGGGATTGATTTAGGATTAACACACTTGGCAATCACCAGCGATGGAGATAAATATAGTAATCCCAAGCACTTTGCCAAACATCAACGCAATTTAAAACGGAAACAACAGAAATTATCCCACAAACAAAAGGGAAGTAATAGTAGACAAAAGGCTAGATTAAAAGTAGCCAAAATCCACGCTAAAATCGCTCGTTGCCGGGAAGATTTTCTACACAAACTATCCCGCAAGATAGTTAATGAAAACCAAATTATTGCTGTAGAAAATCTGGCAGTTAAGAATCTGGTCAGAAACCCTAAATTAGCTAAGGCAATTAGTGATTGTGGTTGGGGAATGTTCGGTACAATGCTTAAGTACAAAGCCGAAAAAGAAGGGAAAACCTATATCGAAATTGATCGGTTTTTCCCTTCTTCTAAAACTTGTAACGTCTGTCTAAATCAAGTCGGTAGTTTGCCTCTTGATGTTAGAAGTTGGCCTTGTGAACATTGTCAAACAATTCATGACCGCGATATCAATGCTGCTATCAATGTCAAAAATGAAGCCTTGCGGATTCTATCGTTGGGAACCAGCGATACTGCCACGTCGAGGGGATGTCAGTCATCAGAACAAGCTTCTGTTTCTTCTGATGCTATCCCTGTTGAAACTGGAAGCCCACACTTACTCGTAGAGAAGTGTGGGTAG
- a CDS encoding tetratricopeptide repeat protein — protein sequence MGINNWGLSINSQQLYAEALALEQAGYFEAATVKYQQILGLDNEKAEVWYGLSRVYFYQDQYDQALDALECCLRLDGTQGSQYYHLGLIWEKLGNITEAISAYQKGMELDFEGVEGCWKLGELWAELGAFESAELYYRQGIERQPNTAIGYLKLGNLFLGQNQVQDAIAIYQTALKLYPNYSDLLYQLGLALRANHNFEQADLYLGLAAESQHQYQTAIQFYHNILQTPLETVEIYLKLGNCYQALDQGKEAVNIYQQGLNSFPNQVELYLALISVWQSLGETQKSWQIAEQAIARFPDQIAVKFAKQRLLPILYENSEEIARYRQHFTEELTQLIAETDLENLEVKQQALTAIGSETPFYLQYQGDDDLELQKQYGEFVHRIMKANYPEWTKPLLLPSLSPQKKIKIGYISAHLTWHTVGLVFLGWLRDCDHHQFEVYCYFTGEEADQITDLFQLYSDQFYHIYGNLEDIIQQILADQLQILVFLDIGMCPQLTQIAGLRLAPIQCAAWGHPITTGLPTIDYFISAELLEPQDAENHYSETLIRLPNLGINYPKPILPETLKKRLDFGLKQDTILYLSCQSLFKYLPDFDQILVAIAKQVKSAQFVFIAHWNTAITQKFKQRLKRVFAEENLDSEEYCLILPRLDKIDYLQLNAISDIGLDSIEFTGFLTTLDSLSCHLPIVTYQGKWMRSRQSAGILQRLEIIETIAQNREDYIKIAVKLGLDSEWRLAIQQKIKQNQAKLYEDKSCIQALEAFYRKTIHNFNEIPLIKGDFNY from the coding sequence ATGGGTATAAATAATTGGGGATTAAGTATTAATAGCCAACAGTTATATGCTGAAGCATTAGCATTAGAACAGGCGGGATATTTTGAAGCCGCAACAGTAAAATATCAGCAGATTTTAGGATTAGATAATGAGAAAGCTGAAGTCTGGTACGGATTATCTAGGGTTTATTTTTACCAAGATCAATATGATCAAGCTTTGGATGCGTTGGAATGCTGTTTAAGATTAGATGGAACCCAAGGTAGTCAATATTATCATTTGGGTTTAATTTGGGAAAAATTGGGGAATATTACGGAAGCAATTTCCGCGTATCAAAAGGGCATGGAGTTAGATTTTGAAGGAGTAGAAGGGTGTTGGAAATTAGGGGAACTTTGGGCAGAATTGGGGGCGTTTGAATCCGCAGAATTATATTATCGCCAGGGAATAGAACGCCAACCCAATACCGCGATAGGCTATTTAAAATTAGGGAATCTTTTTTTAGGACAAAATCAAGTTCAGGATGCGATCGCTATTTATCAAACCGCGTTGAAACTTTATCCTAATTATTCAGATTTATTGTATCAGTTGGGATTAGCATTAAGGGCTAATCATAATTTTGAGCAAGCCGATTTATATTTAGGGTTAGCGGCAGAATCTCAACATCAATATCAAACTGCTATCCAATTTTATCATAATATTTTACAGACTCCCTTAGAAACAGTTGAGATTTATTTAAAGTTAGGAAACTGTTATCAAGCCTTAGATCAAGGGAAAGAAGCAGTTAATATTTATCAACAAGGTTTAAACAGCTTTCCTAATCAGGTAGAACTCTATTTAGCTTTAATTTCAGTATGGCAAAGTTTAGGAGAAACTCAAAAATCCTGGCAAATTGCAGAACAAGCTATTGCTCGATTTCCCGATCAAATTGCTGTAAAATTTGCTAAACAACGCTTGTTACCTATTTTATATGAAAACTCAGAAGAAATTGCTAGATATCGACAGCATTTTACAGAAGAATTAACTCAATTAATTGCAGAAACGGATTTAGAGAATTTAGAAGTTAAACAACAAGCGTTAACAGCCATAGGTAGTGAAACACCTTTTTATTTACAATATCAGGGAGATGATGATTTAGAGTTACAAAAACAATATGGTGAATTTGTTCATCGAATTATGAAAGCCAATTATCCTGAATGGACAAAACCTTTATTATTACCCTCATTGAGTCCTCAGAAAAAAATTAAAATCGGATATATTTCGGCTCATTTAACTTGGCATACTGTTGGATTAGTATTTTTAGGATGGTTGAGAGATTGCGATCATCATCAATTTGAAGTATATTGTTATTTTACCGGAGAAGAAGCCGATCAAATTACAGATTTATTTCAACTTTATAGTGATCAATTCTATCATATTTATGGTAATTTAGAAGATATTATTCAGCAAATTTTAGCAGATCAGTTGCAGATTCTTGTATTTTTAGATATTGGGATGTGTCCCCAACTTACACAAATAGCCGGGTTACGACTGGCGCCCATTCAATGTGCAGCTTGGGGACATCCAATTACAACAGGTTTACCAACGATTGACTATTTTATTTCGGCTGAATTATTAGAACCCCAAGACGCTGAAAACCACTATTCAGAAACGTTAATTCGCTTACCGAATTTAGGAATTAATTATCCTAAACCTATTTTACCCGAAACCCTAAAAAAACGTTTAGATTTTGGATTAAAACAGGATACAATTCTGTATTTATCTTGTCAATCTCTGTTTAAGTATTTGCCAGATTTTGATCAAATATTAGTAGCGATCGCCAAACAGGTTAAATCGGCTCAATTTGTATTCATAGCCCATTGGAATACTGCAATTACCCAAAAATTTAAACAACGGTTAAAACGAGTGTTTGCTGAGGAAAATTTAGACAGTGAAGAATATTGTCTGATTTTACCTCGTTTAGATAAAATAGATTATTTACAACTCAATGCGATCTCTGATATTGGTTTAGATTCGATTGAATTTACGGGATTTTTAACCACTTTAGATAGTTTATCCTGCCATCTTCCAATTGTAACTTATCAGGGAAAATGGATGAGAAGTCGCCAGTCTGCGGGGATATTACAGCGATTAGAAATTATAGAAACTATTGCCCAAAATCGAGAAGATTATATTAAAATAGCAGTAAAGCTAGGGTTAGATTCAGAATGGAGATTAGCCATTCAACAAAAAATTAAACAGAATCAAGCAAAACTATATGAGGATAAAAGTTGTATCCAAGCATTAGAAGCTTTTTATCGAAAAACGATTCACAATTTTAATGAGATCCCCCTTATTAAAGGAGACTTTAACTATTAA
- a CDS encoding calcium-binding protein, which yields MANFLVASTIPGIFALLGTPQDDNIALVQGQASAYRDGILLLEGNDNLQSSNLNDNLLINGNQGNDTLVSSNGFDTIFGGQNDDRIFAAVNNDLVFGNLGNDTQEGGANSDTLYGGQGNDTLYGDEDGDLLFGDLGNDIVDGDAGIDTLIGGAGIDTFIFDPGEASFTARTVDEIRQFEAGTTFLNGDKIAVPVGTAIDPNSLFRDRFDLFPEDNDLNNDGLNDIIVELLDGRILGVVINDGFLPTQLSLDLDFVFSNNFDFNL from the coding sequence ATGGCTAATTTTCTTGTGGCTAGCACTATTCCCGGCATATTTGCACTTTTGGGAACCCCTCAAGATGATAATATTGCTCTGGTTCAAGGGCAAGCTTCTGCCTATCGAGATGGGATACTGTTACTGGAAGGAAATGATAATTTACAAAGTTCTAATCTGAACGATAATCTATTAATTAATGGCAATCAAGGGAATGATACTCTGGTTTCATCGAATGGATTTGATACAATATTTGGCGGACAAAATGATGATCGAATTTTTGCCGCCGTTAATAATGATTTAGTTTTCGGAAATTTAGGGAATGATACCCAAGAAGGAGGAGCAAATTCCGACACTCTTTATGGGGGTCAAGGCAATGATACCCTCTATGGTGACGAAGATGGAGATCTCCTATTTGGTGATCTTGGTAATGATATTGTAGATGGGGATGCGGGGATTGATACCTTAATTGGAGGTGCAGGAATTGATACCTTTATTTTTGATCCAGGTGAAGCCAGTTTTACGGCTCGAACTGTAGATGAAATTCGACAATTTGAAGCCGGAACCACTTTTTTAAATGGAGATAAAATTGCTGTTCCTGTTGGCACTGCAATTGATCCTAACTCATTATTTCGAGATCGGTTTGATTTATTTCCCGAAGACAATGATCTCAATAACGATGGATTGAATGATATTATTGTGGAATTATTAGACGGGCGAATTTTGGGTGTTGTGATTAACGATGGGTTCTTACCTACTCAATTATCCCTCGATTTAGATTTCGTTTTTAGTAACAACTTTGACTTTAATTTATAG
- a CDS encoding carbamoyltransferase family protein yields the protein MNILGISAYYHDSAAALVCDGKIVAAAQEERFTRKKHDPGFPANAIRYCLQEANITFFEIDQVVFYDKPLVKFERLLETYLSYAPRGFRSFIKAMPVWLKEKLYLKSVLKKELCAIAGAKKAKLPPLLFTEHHQSHAASAFFPSPFQKAAVICLDGVGEWATTSVWLGDGNSLTPVWEIDFPHSLGLLYSAFTYYTGFKVNSGEYKLMGLAPYGEPIYVDKILTHLIDLKDDGTFRLNLEYFNYAVGLTMTNTKFDQLFGGPPRKPETPISQREMDIAASIQVVTEEVVLRLTRSVQKELNIDYLCLAGGVALNCVANGRILREGPFKDIWIQPAAGDAGGALGAALAVWYQYHEQPRNVETDLAFDISAEKLLETSAGSKPAVVALKTHQKRLDYMQGSYLGPKFSEVEIQEYLDTVGAKYLRLDDVELMPHLAEILADGNVVGWFQGRMEFGPRALGGRSIIGDPRNQKMQSVMNLKIKYRESFRPFAPSVRAERVSDYFELDRPSPYMLIVAPVQESLRIPMTPEQEQLFGIEKLNVPRSELPSITHVDYSARVQTIHKETNPRYYDLIHHFEKQTGCAVIVNTSFNVRGEPIVGSPEDAYRCFMRTEMDYLVLENFLLAKTEQTPWQKDDSWQKEFELD from the coding sequence ATGAACATACTTGGAATTTCAGCTTATTACCATGACAGTGCTGCGGCGCTCGTCTGTGATGGTAAGATTGTGGCAGCGGCCCAGGAAGAACGGTTTACGCGCAAAAAACATGACCCAGGTTTTCCGGCCAATGCCATCCGCTATTGTCTTCAGGAAGCAAACATCACCTTTTTTGAAATTGATCAGGTTGTTTTTTATGATAAACCCCTGGTTAAATTTGAACGACTCCTCGAAACCTACCTCAGCTATGCACCGCGAGGGTTTCGTTCTTTTATTAAAGCCATGCCTGTTTGGTTAAAAGAAAAACTTTACCTAAAATCTGTATTAAAAAAAGAATTATGCGCGATCGCAGGCGCTAAAAAAGCCAAACTTCCCCCCTTATTATTTACAGAACATCATCAATCTCACGCGGCTTCTGCTTTCTTTCCCAGTCCCTTTCAAAAAGCGGCTGTGATCTGTTTAGATGGTGTGGGAGAATGGGCAACAACTTCCGTTTGGTTAGGAGATGGTAATAGTTTAACTCCCGTTTGGGAAATTGATTTTCCCCATTCTTTGGGTTTACTTTATTCGGCTTTTACCTATTATACGGGCTTTAAAGTTAACTCTGGGGAATATAAATTAATGGGATTAGCGCCTTATGGCGAACCCATTTATGTTGATAAAATCCTCACCCATTTAATTGATTTAAAAGACGATGGTACATTCCGATTAAATCTGGAATATTTTAATTATGCCGTCGGTCTAACCATGACCAATACTAAGTTTGATCAACTATTTGGGGGCCCTCCTCGTAAACCGGAAACCCCCATTAGTCAACGGGAAATGGATATCGCGGCGTCTATTCAAGTTGTCACTGAAGAAGTGGTTTTGCGTCTGACTCGCAGTGTTCAGAAAGAATTAAATATTGATTACCTTTGTTTAGCGGGGGGTGTAGCTCTCAACTGCGTCGCTAACGGCCGGATTCTGCGGGAAGGGCCCTTTAAAGATATTTGGATTCAACCCGCCGCCGGAGACGCAGGAGGGGCGTTAGGGGCAGCCTTAGCGGTTTGGTATCAATATCATGAACAACCGCGCAACGTAGAAACCGATCTTGCCTTTGATATTTCGGCGGAAAAACTATTAGAAACCAGTGCCGGATCAAAACCTGCGGTTGTAGCGTTAAAAACCCATCAAAAACGCTTGGATTATATGCAAGGTTCCTATTTGGGGCCGAAGTTTAGCGAGGTAGAAATTCAGGAATATTTAGATACAGTCGGAGCGAAATATTTACGCTTAGATGATGTGGAATTAATGCCCCATTTAGCCGAAATTTTAGCCGATGGAAACGTGGTCGGGTGGTTCCAAGGACGGATGGAATTTGGGCCGAGGGCGTTAGGCGGACGTTCAATTATTGGTGATCCGCGTAATCAAAAAATGCAGTCGGTAATGAACCTGAAAATTAAATATCGAGAATCTTTCCGACCCTTTGCTCCCTCAGTAAGAGCGGAACGGGTTTCTGATTATTTTGAATTAGATCGCCCCAGTCCCTATATGTTAATTGTGGCTCCGGTTCAAGAGAGTTTAAGAATTCCCATGACCCCGGAACAAGAACAACTATTTGGGATTGAAAAACTTAATGTTCCTCGTTCAGAACTGCCTTCTATTACTCACGTTGATTATTCCGCACGGGTACAAACGATTCACAAAGAAACCAATCCTCGTTATTATGATTTAATCCATCATTTTGAAAAACAAACGGGTTGTGCTGTGATTGTTAATACCTCTTTTAATGTGCGGGGAGAACCCATTGTGGGCAGTCCAGAAGATGCCTATCGTTGTTTTATGCGAACCGAAATGGATTATCTGGTTTTAGAGAATTTCCTGTTAGCAAAAACGGAACAAACTCCTTGGCAAAAAGATGATTCTTGGCAAAAAGAATTTGAATTAGATTAA
- a CDS encoding HEPN domain-containing protein, whose amino-acid sequence MNPSILSHRQRLDHLFAKISSISDPADQSEWSKYLCVLVSGFIEESLRVLLEEYTEKHSAPNIQNFVGKQIDSITNCKTTRILEVLGKFSKEWADDFTAKIQERSDIIDEIKNSIDSVITNRHKIAHGGNVGITYATINRYYSNIKKAVEILEEIIK is encoded by the coding sequence ATGAACCCATCAATATTGTCCCATCGCCAAAGATTAGATCATCTTTTTGCAAAAATTTCTTCGATTTCAGATCCTGCTGATCAAAGTGAATGGTCAAAATATCTTTGTGTTTTAGTTTCAGGTTTTATAGAAGAATCTTTAAGAGTTTTATTAGAAGAATATACAGAGAAGCATTCTGCACCTAATATTCAAAATTTTGTTGGAAAACAGATAGATAGTATAACAAATTGTAAGACTACTAGGATTTTAGAGGTTTTAGGAAAGTTTAGTAAAGAGTGGGCAGATGATTTTACTGCTAAAATTCAAGAGCGGAGTGATATAATAGATGAAATCAAAAATTCAATTGATAGTGTAATTACCAATCGACATAAAATAGCTCACGGTGGAAATGTAGGTATTACTTACGCGACGATTAACAGATACTATAGTAATATTAAAAAAGCGGTGGAAATATTGGAAGAAATAATAAAATAA
- a CDS encoding SGNH/GDSL hydrolase family protein, producing the protein MGQLKTWAVNLGLALSSLVLGIAIGEIGLRLAQIEGLKKLPEPSHAVFSPSFFTQSDPNRGWSNRPGAKGWWQYEGESYIEINSDGLRDQEYAIAKPKNTFRIAILGDSFTLASQVPAQNNYTSVLEKTLGNCSKFKKKNIEVLNFGVDGYGTAQELLTLREKVGKYQPDLVIVSFFIGNDVIDNSRKLENNYYRPFFVYKNGQLEPDFSFRNLPMGYSNRYLITTVDHLPDWLVNHSRILQVAKKAELEYRKNNLVKHSNELSVSTFREPRDDNWKESWQITEDLLTLMQQEVKEKEADFLLMIIADPMQVHKDEATRKFFQVSNKIDDLYYPNQRLKDIGKRHNFPVLDLAPAFQSYAKKNQTCLHGFEKNGTLCGGHWNSEGHNLAAELIADQLCENKTGL; encoded by the coding sequence ATGGGGCAGTTGAAGACATGGGCAGTAAATCTAGGGCTGGCTTTAAGTAGTTTAGTCCTGGGTATTGCGATTGGAGAAATCGGTTTAAGGTTAGCCCAAATTGAGGGATTAAAAAAACTTCCTGAACCCAGTCATGCAGTTTTTTCTCCCTCCTTTTTTACTCAATCTGATCCGAATCGAGGGTGGTCAAATCGACCAGGAGCAAAAGGATGGTGGCAGTATGAAGGAGAATCCTACATTGAGATTAATAGCGATGGATTACGGGATCAAGAATATGCGATCGCTAAACCTAAAAACACCTTTCGGATTGCAATTTTAGGCGATTCTTTTACCTTAGCATCCCAAGTTCCAGCCCAAAATAACTATACTTCAGTCTTAGAAAAAACCTTGGGTAATTGTTCTAAATTCAAGAAAAAAAACATTGAAGTTCTTAATTTTGGAGTCGATGGCTATGGAACAGCCCAGGAATTACTCACTCTGCGAGAAAAAGTGGGAAAATATCAGCCGGATTTAGTGATTGTTTCCTTTTTTATTGGGAATGATGTTATTGATAATTCTCGCAAATTAGAAAACAACTATTATCGACCGTTTTTTGTCTACAAAAATGGTCAGCTAGAGCCGGACTTTTCCTTTCGGAATTTACCAATGGGCTATAGTAACCGCTATTTAATTACAACGGTTGATCATCTTCCTGATTGGTTAGTCAATCATTCTCGAATTTTACAAGTTGCCAAAAAAGCTGAATTAGAATATCGTAAAAATAATTTAGTTAAACACTCTAATGAGTTAAGTGTTAGCACTTTTCGGGAACCCAGAGATGATAATTGGAAAGAATCATGGCAAATTACAGAAGATTTACTCACATTAATGCAGCAAGAAGTCAAGGAAAAAGAAGCTGATTTTTTATTAATGATTATTGCCGATCCGATGCAAGTTCATAAAGATGAAGCCACCAGAAAATTCTTTCAAGTTTCTAATAAAATTGATGATTTATATTATCCCAATCAACGATTAAAAGATATCGGAAAACGCCATAATTTCCCGGTATTAGACTTAGCCCCAGCCTTCCAATCCTATGCCAAGAAAAATCAAACCTGTTTACATGGGTTTGAAAAGAATGGCACTCTTTGTGGGGGTCATTGGAATTCAGAGGGACATAATTTAGCTGCCGAATTAATTGCTGATCAATTGTGTGAAAATAAAACTGGATTATGA
- a CDS encoding DUF5989 family protein: MFEATLDFLKDIWAFMRERKKYWLLPLIITLVLLGALIVLSQGSAIAPFIYTLF; this comes from the coding sequence GTGTTTGAAGCAACATTAGATTTTTTAAAAGACATTTGGGCGTTCATGAGAGAACGCAAAAAGTATTGGTTATTGCCTCTAATTATTACACTTGTTTTATTAGGGGCTTTGATTGTTCTCAGTCAAGGTTCTGCGATCGCACCGTTTATTTATACCTTATTCTAA
- a CDS encoding SxtJ family membrane protein, translating to MTEHDIPQLDAKGLREFGLTTGAIIIGLFGVVLPLLFRHWPPPSWPWILGTVLILWALISPKTLNPVYRLWMKFGLFMGAINSKIILGVVFYVMMAPMGLIKRLFGSDAMRRELNPNLSTYRVASQVRPKESMERPF from the coding sequence ATGACTGAGCACGATATTCCCCAACTTGACGCTAAAGGATTACGCGAATTTGGATTAACAACCGGAGCCATTATTATTGGCTTATTTGGTGTTGTTTTGCCTTTATTATTCAGACATTGGCCGCCCCCTAGTTGGCCTTGGATATTAGGAACTGTTCTGATCCTTTGGGCATTAATCTCTCCTAAAACCTTAAATCCGGTGTACCGCCTCTGGATGAAATTCGGGTTATTTATGGGGGCAATTAATAGTAAGATTATTCTCGGTGTCGTCTTTTACGTTATGATGGCTCCGATGGGATTAATTAAACGCCTATTCGGTTCCGATGCGATGCGGCGTGAATTGAATCCCAATCTCTCAACCTATCGGGTTGCGAGTCAAGTTAGACCCAAAGAAAGTATGGAGCGACCGTTCTAG
- a CDS encoding SGNH/GDSL hydrolase family protein, with product MKIWKSLILNTSLVFGSLVLAIVLGEIALRIAKIEYPPPLPADSESLAYTVKDPYRGWSPRPNVKTVWAGEGEVSELKMNSLGMRDQERTQAKPANSYRIAFLGDSFMEALQVPLEKTALSVMETQLKNCPILKGKTVEVLNFGVQGYGTAQELMTWRHHAQLFSPDLVMLGFYPGNDIRNNSRLLEHDHLRPYFVEEKGQLVEDLSFRSLNPMSPERDYYLFSNLDYLPYNLVNNSRILQLIRQAEIESKRRQLLQDYKETDINFYKEPPDQNWQQAWKITEQLITLLRDEVKAQGKDFMLIMVSDSFQVQPDPKKRQEFMQTYQIQDLFYPNKRIEALGQREGFSVFQLAESLKQEAEKTGVCLHGFKNAEPCGGHWNIQGNRIAGELMASQVCQRLMLQPPNPQK from the coding sequence ATGAAAATTTGGAAATCGTTGATTTTAAATACTAGCTTAGTTTTTGGGAGTTTAGTCCTAGCCATTGTTCTCGGTGAAATTGCGTTGAGAATTGCCAAAATTGAATATCCGCCCCCACTTCCGGCGGACTCTGAATCTCTTGCTTATACCGTCAAAGATCCCTATCGGGGTTGGTCACCTCGACCTAATGTAAAAACAGTTTGGGCGGGAGAAGGAGAAGTTTCAGAACTGAAAATGAACAGTTTGGGAATGCGAGATCAAGAACGAACCCAAGCAAAACCAGCTAATAGTTATCGGATCGCTTTCTTAGGGGATTCTTTTATGGAAGCGTTGCAAGTTCCCCTAGAAAAAACTGCATTATCAGTGATGGAAACGCAACTCAAAAATTGCCCAATTTTAAAGGGGAAAACCGTTGAGGTGTTAAATTTTGGAGTTCAGGGTTATGGAACAGCCCAAGAGTTAATGACTTGGCGACATCATGCCCAACTATTTTCACCGGATTTAGTAATGTTAGGCTTCTATCCAGGGAATGATATTAGAAATAATTCTCGTTTGTTAGAACATGATCATTTACGTCCCTATTTTGTGGAAGAAAAGGGTCAGCTTGTAGAAGATTTATCGTTTAGAAGTTTAAATCCCATGAGTCCTGAACGGGATTATTATCTATTTTCAAATCTGGATTACTTGCCTTATAATTTAGTCAACAATTCTCGAATTTTGCAATTAATTCGACAAGCGGAGATTGAATCTAAACGCCGTCAATTACTCCAAGATTATAAGGAAACCGATATTAATTTTTATAAAGAACCTCCTGATCAAAATTGGCAACAAGCTTGGAAGATTACAGAACAATTAATCACCTTACTCCGAGATGAAGTTAAAGCTCAGGGAAAGGATTTTATGCTGATTATGGTCAGTGACTCCTTTCAAGTTCAACCTGACCCCAAAAAACGTCAAGAATTTATGCAAACATATCAAATTCAGGATTTATTTTATCCGAATAAGCGAATTGAAGCATTAGGACAACGAGAGGGTTTTTCTGTTTTTCAATTAGCAGAATCCTTAAAACAGGAAGCAGAAAAAACAGGAGTTTGCTTACATGGATTTAAAAATGCGGAACCTTGCGGCGGACATTGGAACATTCAAGGAAATCGCATCGCTGGGGAATTAATGGCGAGTCAAGTCTGTCAACGACTCATGCTTCAACCTCCAAACCCCCAAAAGTAA